One region of Etheostoma spectabile isolate EspeVRDwgs_2016 chromosome 21, UIUC_Espe_1.0, whole genome shotgun sequence genomic DNA includes:
- the itga3b gene encoding integrin alpha-3b: MSPRLLLCAVLAVYHGTQIGSGFNIDERFPVIKEGKTKGSFFGFSVAVHEQTEGARKYLLLAGAPKEKAEALQNVNETGAVYSCPITTDTTDCSRMDLVSTTNPSEIVEGMWLGVTVASQRYQPAGRVLACGHRYVKIVHGGTEEQWRMIGKCYVRSNDLTFDPNDEWQSYSYEVCNPNFDKELEGLCNMGMSGGMTDTDVYIGTPGSYTWQGNVHVTWRDPNPDLAWDSTSKDFGQQNTRNSYMGYSVVEERKLLSHNDYTVVTGSPREESKGSVILGSKTDKNIELVLTLPGEQVGSYFGNSLAVTDLNNDDWNDLIVGAPFYFDRMKDEGGAVYIFMNENGSFQKTASVVLKGPPASGFGFAVAAIGDVNQDGFQDFAVGAPFHDTGKVYIWMGSKKGISKEPSQVIEGKSVGNGGFNTFGYSINGGMDMDGNSYPDILVGSLDDRMALLRARPVIHLTKDFSVEPKIVDPNQCLGSTPCITATLCMSFTLSNGNKDFKKNTTVKYTVKADVDRRSPRVRFEDNDDTYIGFLSMPSSKSICQTLKLIAMVPVRDKLQPVVFSLSMSLDEQKPNSRRSLQNLDSFPIISQEQKLTQRAEINFQRECGLDNKCSSNLQLTAQFVDNKKRPYLRHGESQILPFNSNVKIIGMMVEVTNFPGQGKLGEDAHQAMLNVTIPDALSYSGVSSEDHNVQCRLTDTVMCDLGNPLKGNEKVTLFLKFETTGINLYTQEIESQLLLSTLSEQSDLKPVPLSLLIENTILPSFSILNPLVQTEFSGTVMGMSAMVNTSDVGSLVEFTFDVNMRGQPLGHMGTLAVEFEWPYEVANGKWLLYLTKIVVKGDSEVECKPPGEVVNMLNLTLSGSDRKRTKRQITVTDEDDMTKPRITEPQAAITLLTPRKETYLLECSKGTARCVTFTCPLVNVTESAKIYVRSRLWNSTMLEDYSNALRITVRGQATLKLIKNKSNIKMDSQTNMFTVEIEPLEGVEAPYELPLWIIISAVVAGVFLLGIIILILWKCGFFQRASRREMYEAKAQKAEMKIQPSETERLTEDY, encoded by the exons GCTTCTTGCAGGAGCACCAAAAGAGAAAGCTGAAGCTCTACAAAATGTCAATGAAACAGGCGCTGTCTACTCCTGTCCCATTACAACTGATACAACCGACTGCTCCAGAATGGACCTGGTCAGCACAA CAAATCCATCTGAGATTGTGGAGGGCATGTGGCTGGGTGTGACAGTGGCCAGTCAGAGATACCAACCAGCGGGACGCGTGCTG GCATGTGGGCATCGCTATGTGAAGATCGTGCATGGCGGCACAGAGGAACAGTGGCGGATGATAGGAAAGTGCTATGTCAGGAGCAACGacctgacctttgacccaaATGACGAATGGCAGTCTTACAGTTATGAGGTCTGCAACCCCAACTTCGACAAGGAGTTGGAGGGCCTGTGCAACATGGGCATGTCAGGCGGCATGACAGACACCGATGTCTACATCGGCACTCCAGGCAGCTACACGTGGCAAG GAAATGTTCACGTAACTTGGAGAGATCCAAACCCAGATCTTGCCTGGGACTCTACAAGCAAAGACTTTGGACAGCAGAATACACGAAACAGTTATATGG GTTACTCAGTTGTTGAGGAGAGGAAGCTGCTGAGCCATAACGACTACACAGTGGTGACAGGGTCTCCCAGAGAAGAGTCCAAGGGCTCTGTGATATTGGGGAGTAAGACTGACAAAAACATCGAATTGGTGCTCACTCTCCCCGGGGAACAAGTGGGCTCGTACTTTGGGAACAGCCTGGCTGTCACTGACCTCAACAATGACGA CTGGAACGACCTGATTGTGGGCGCCCCATTTTACTTTGACCGCATGAAGGATGAGGGAGGAGCAGTGTATATCTTCATGAATGAAAATGGATCGTTCCAGAAGACTGCCAGCGTGGTGCTGAAGGGTCCACCGGCCTCTGGATTTGGCTTTGCAGTGGCTGCCATCGGCGATGTTAACCAAGACGGATTCCAAG ACTTTGCAGTGGGAGCTCCATTCCATGACACAGGAAAGGTCTACATTTGGATGGGAAGTAAAAAGGGAATCTCTAAGGAGCCCAGTCAG GTAATTGAGGGTAAGTCGGTGGGAAATGGAGGATTCAACACGTTCGGCTACTCCATCAACGGAGGGATGGACATGGATGGCAACAGTTACCCTGACATCTTAGTTGGCTCTCTGGACGACCGCATGGCCCTGCTCAG GGCTCGACCAGTCATCCACTTAACTAAGGACTTCAGTGTCGAGCCAAAGATTGTGGACCCCAATCAGTGTCTTGGAAGTACACCATG CATCACAGCAACTCTGTGTATGTCTTTCACTCTAAGCAATGGAAACAAAGACTTCAAGAAAAATACCA CGGTGAAGTACACGGTGAAGGCCGACGTGGACAGGAGAAGCCCTCGTGTTCGTTTTGAGGACAATGATGACACATATATTGGCTTTTTAAGCATGCCATCTTCCAAATCCATTTGCCAAACTCTGAAACTGATTGCAATG GTGCCTGTGAGAGACAAACTGCAGCCAGTGGTCTTTTCCCTCAGCATGTCCTTAGATGAACAAAAACCTAATTCAAGACGTTCCCTGCAGAACCTAGACTCTTTTCCGATTATCAGCCAGGAGCAGAAACTCACTCAAAGAGCCGAG ATTAACTTTCAAAGGGAGTGTGGCTTAGACAACAAATGTAGCAGCAACCTGCAGCTGACAGCCCAATTTGTTGACAACAAGAAAAGGCCTTACCTAAG GCATGGCGAATCGCAGATACTCCCTTTCAACAGCAATGTAAAGATAATAGGGATGATGGTGGAGGTGACCAACTTTCCTGGTCAGGGAAAGCTAGGGGAAGACGCCCACCAGGCCATGCTCAATGTCACCATCCCTGACGCACTGAGTTACTCTGGGGTCTCGTCTGAG GATCACAATGTACAATGCCGTCTGACCGACACAGTGATGTGTGACCTGGGGAATCCACTTAAAGGCAATGAAAAG GTAACACTTTTCCTTAAGTTTGAGACCACAGGGATCAATTTGTACACACAGGAAATTGAGTCCCAGCTGCTTCTGTCCAC TCTTAGTGAGCAGAGTGACCTGAAGCCTGTGCCTTTGAGCCTGCTGATTGAAAACACCATCCTCCCCTCTTTCTCCAT ACTAAACCCGCTGGTGCAAACAGAATTTAGTGGGACGGTGATGGGCATGTCAGCCATGGTCAACACCAGTGACGTGGGCAGCCTCGTCGAGTTCACATTCGAT GTGAACATGAGGGGACAGCCCCTGGGACACATGGGGACCCTGGCTGTGGAGTTTGAGTGGCCCTATGAGGTAGCCAATGGCAAGTGGCTGCTGTACCTGACAAAGATTGTTGTTAAAGGGGACTCTGAAGTGGAATGTAAACCTCCTGGAGAAGTTGTCAACATGCTTAACCTAACt TTGTCAGGGAGTGACCGAAAGCGTACTAAACGACAGATCACAGTGACTGATGAAGATGATATGACAAAGCCACGTATTACTGAGCCACAGGCAGCCATCACGCTGCTCACTCCTCGCAAAGAGACCTACCTGTTG GAATGCTCCAAAGGGACAGCACGTTGCGTGACGTTTACCTGCCCGCTGGTCAACGTGACGGAATCAGCCAAGATTTATGTGCGCTCTCGTTTGTGGAACAGTACTATGCTAGAA gacTATAGCAACGCTCTGAGAATTACGGTCAGAGGTCAAGCCACACTGAAgctcattaaaaataaatcaaacatcaAGATGGACAGTCAGACCAACATG TTCACAGTAGAAATAGAACCACTGGAGGGGGTGGAGGCACCCTATGAGCTCCCGCTGTGGATCATCATCTCTGCAGTTGTAGCGGGAGTTTTTTTACTGGGAATAATCATTCTTATATTATGGAAG TGTGGCTTCTTCCAGAGGGCCAGCAGGAGGGAAATGTATGAGGCCAAAGCCCAGAAGGCTGAGATGAAGATCCAGCCCTCTGAGACAGAGAGGCTGACCGAGGACTACTGA